In the genome of bacterium, one region contains:
- a CDS encoding ABC transporter ATP-binding protein, with the protein MNEPAIICRDLTRYYGPVRGIEGLDLRIERGEIFGFLGPNGAGKTTTIRLLLDLIRPTRGTASILGRDCRDESIATRRAVGYLPGEFNLYENLTGAQLMTYLASLRGGVDEALLRSLAERLGSDLTRPIGDLSHGNKQKLALLQAFAPRPELLILDEPTSGLDPLVRQVFHDLVREVRAEGRTVFLSSHDLSEVEKTCDRIASVGDGRLIAVEEVSALQERALRLVRLECAREPDAAVFAVLPDVDEVEAAGRWLQCRVRGPLGPLLAAASPFEVIDVISRKPSLEEFFLTLYGREASRRAE; encoded by the coding sequence ATGAACGAACCCGCCATCATCTGTCGCGACCTGACCAGGTACTACGGACCGGTACGCGGCATCGAGGGGCTGGACCTGCGCATCGAGAGGGGCGAGATCTTCGGTTTCCTGGGCCCCAACGGCGCGGGCAAGACCACGACGATCCGCCTGCTGCTGGATCTGATCCGCCCGACGCGCGGCACGGCATCCATCCTCGGCCGCGATTGCCGCGACGAGAGCATCGCCACCCGCCGGGCGGTGGGGTACCTGCCCGGCGAGTTCAACCTGTACGAGAACCTGACCGGCGCGCAGCTCATGACCTACCTCGCCTCCCTGCGCGGCGGCGTCGACGAGGCCCTGCTGCGCTCGCTCGCCGAGCGCCTGGGCTCTGACCTGACGCGTCCGATCGGCGATCTCTCCCACGGCAACAAGCAGAAACTGGCCCTGCTGCAGGCCTTCGCGCCGCGGCCCGAGCTGTTGATCCTCGACGAACCCACCAGCGGGCTCGATCCGCTGGTGCGCCAGGTCTTCCACGATCTGGTGCGCGAGGTGCGCGCCGAGGGCCGGACGGTCTTCCTGTCGTCGCACGACCTGTCCGAGGTGGAGAAGACCTGCGACCGCATCGCGAGCGTCGGGGACGGGCGGCTGATCGCCGTGGAGGAGGTGTCGGCGCTCCAGGAGCGGGCGCTGCGCCTGGTCCGGCTGGAATGCGCGCGCGAGCCGGATGCCGCGGTCTTCGCCGTCCTGCCCGACGTGGACGAGGTGGAGGCCGCCGGCCGCTGGTTGCAATGCCGCGTGCGCGGGCCGCTCGGACCGCTGCTGGCCGCGGCCTCGCCGTTCGAGGTGATCGACGTGATCAGCCGCAAGCCGAGTCTCGAGGAGTTCTTCCTGACCCTCTACGGCCGGGAGGCGAGCCGTCGTGCTGAGTAG
- a CDS encoding HAMP domain-containing histidine kinase translates to MSIDRRWFFMLISALALVAGVWGFTIQVHEGVLPRDLAADDLAYPLQAASRTARSPAELRFIVQDLPPGAELRIEQPGREPLRVELASNFSSSYYGVTLFSGLFFWVVATLVFAWRVGKPVVAAFYWITLLYGLAVMIGGVYYHPDPAQPRIVLPLIQLACLAFLPPAFVRLALSFPRRKVVLERRPWLMPALWLASGGMLAWQAAGFLRYFGEPTSGNFERLETPQLAADALLVILVLAGLVVLTRSGMRAERIREKKQVRWLLWGFAVGAAPYVFLRTLPQLIGLEPPLPPFFDRILELAVPLAFVFAVVYDQFLDIDIIIRRSLIYGALASGLVLLVPVPILALCRRHLAGTLSWIPLTSAACGLAAGLLFSPLRDRIGDWVDRIFFKIERDRDAALAGLAGRLDSATGLEELARLVDEIVGRVLAPRRHGVIVSSGDGFIRSGDLPDSGTEELFATCRDSLIAENEPAAGPGCTCLPEIELEDFPRRLSRLGMDYIQPMCREDRLVGAILISRRATDRRFIEQDVDWLSDCARVATDAVRRIEIVQVAAFESMRRRQVDKLSRLKTNFLSRVAHDLRTPLASIDWSVQNMVDGLAGEMNEKQRSYLGSVRESVDHLGSLVNNLLEISRLEKSAIELPLSELALNPLLLSVVQTAEPLAERRRVDLTLSVEPEDLHARGHAAKLRESLLNLVDNAIRYSPTGGAVELHARRSSDGRVEICVRDHGPGLGDLRQPFDRFVQGAASPHATQQGFGLGLYIVREYLNLMGGEVTGETHPDGGARFRCLLPAG, encoded by the coding sequence TTGAGCATCGATCGACGCTGGTTCTTCATGCTGATATCCGCGCTGGCCCTGGTCGCGGGCGTGTGGGGGTTCACCATCCAGGTCCATGAGGGTGTGCTGCCGCGCGACCTGGCGGCGGACGATCTCGCCTACCCCCTGCAGGCCGCCTCGCGTACCGCCCGTTCCCCCGCGGAACTCCGGTTCATCGTTCAGGACCTCCCGCCCGGGGCCGAGCTGCGGATAGAGCAGCCGGGCCGCGAGCCCCTGCGGGTGGAACTGGCAAGCAACTTCTCGTCGTCGTATTACGGCGTGACTCTCTTCAGCGGGCTCTTTTTCTGGGTCGTCGCCACCCTCGTTTTCGCCTGGCGCGTGGGGAAGCCCGTCGTTGCCGCGTTCTACTGGATCACGCTCCTGTACGGTCTGGCCGTGATGATCGGAGGCGTCTACTATCATCCGGACCCCGCCCAGCCACGCATCGTGCTGCCCCTGATCCAGCTGGCCTGCCTCGCCTTCCTGCCGCCGGCTTTCGTTCGTCTCGCGCTGTCGTTTCCCCGCCGCAAGGTTGTACTCGAGCGTCGGCCCTGGCTGATGCCGGCCCTGTGGCTGGCATCGGGCGGCATGCTGGCGTGGCAGGCCGCCGGCTTCCTGCGGTATTTCGGCGAACCCACGTCCGGGAATTTCGAGAGACTGGAGACGCCGCAGCTGGCGGCCGATGCGCTGCTGGTGATCCTGGTCCTGGCCGGCCTCGTCGTGCTCACCCGCAGCGGCATGCGCGCGGAGCGAATACGGGAGAAGAAGCAGGTTCGCTGGTTGCTGTGGGGGTTCGCCGTCGGTGCTGCGCCGTACGTGTTTCTGCGCACGCTGCCCCAGCTGATAGGTCTCGAACCACCGCTCCCGCCCTTCTTCGACCGGATCCTGGAGCTCGCCGTGCCCCTGGCCTTCGTGTTCGCGGTCGTGTACGACCAGTTCCTCGACATCGACATCATCATCCGCCGGAGCCTGATCTACGGCGCGCTGGCCTCCGGGCTGGTGCTCCTGGTGCCGGTGCCGATCCTGGCCCTGTGCAGGCGCCATCTGGCCGGTACGTTGTCATGGATACCCTTGACCTCCGCGGCCTGCGGCCTGGCCGCCGGCCTGCTCTTCTCCCCCCTGCGGGACAGGATCGGCGACTGGGTGGACCGTATCTTCTTCAAGATCGAGCGCGACCGCGACGCGGCCCTGGCCGGTCTGGCCGGACGCCTGGACTCGGCGACGGGTCTCGAGGAGCTGGCCCGGCTCGTCGACGAAATTGTGGGCCGCGTGCTCGCCCCGCGCCGCCACGGCGTGATCGTCTCCTCCGGCGACGGCTTCATCCGATCCGGGGACTTGCCGGACAGCGGGACGGAAGAGCTCTTCGCGACATGTCGCGACAGCCTGATCGCGGAGAACGAGCCCGCCGCCGGCCCCGGTTGCACCTGCTTGCCCGAGATCGAGCTGGAAGACTTTCCGCGGCGCCTGTCACGTCTCGGCATGGACTATATCCAGCCCATGTGCAGGGAGGATCGCCTGGTCGGCGCCATCCTGATCAGCCGGCGCGCCACCGATCGCCGCTTCATCGAGCAGGATGTGGACTGGCTGTCGGACTGCGCGCGCGTCGCGACCGACGCGGTCAGGCGCATCGAGATCGTGCAGGTGGCGGCGTTCGAATCCATGCGACGGCGTCAGGTGGACAAGCTCAGCCGGCTAAAGACGAATTTTTTGTCCCGCGTCGCGCACGACCTGCGCACGCCCCTGGCGTCGATCGACTGGTCGGTGCAGAACATGGTCGACGGACTGGCCGGAGAGATGAACGAGAAGCAAAGGTCCTATCTGGGGTCGGTGAGGGAGTCGGTCGATCATCTCGGCAGCCTCGTGAACAACCTGCTGGAGATCAGCAGGCTGGAGAAATCGGCCATCGAGCTGCCGCTGAGCGAGCTGGCGCTCAATCCGCTGCTCCTCAGCGTGGTGCAAACGGCCGAACCGCTGGCGGAGAGAAGACGCGTGGATCTGACGCTCTCGGTGGAGCCGGAGGATCTGCACGCGAGGGGTCACGCCGCGAAGCTGCGCGAGTCGCTGCTGAACCTGGTGGACAACGCCATCAGGTATTCTCCGACCGGAGGCGCCGTCGAACTCCATGCCCGGCGGTCGTCCGACGGACGCGTGGAGATCTGCGTGCGCGACCACGGTCCGGGATTGGGCGATCTGCGGCAGCCGTTCGATCGCTTCGTGCAGGGCGCGGCGAGTCCGCACGCCACGCAGCAGGGTTTCGGGCTCGGACTCTACATCGTGCGGGAATATCTGAACCTGATGGGCGGTGAGGTGACGGGAGAGACTCATCCCGACGGCGGGGCACGGTTCCGCTGTCTCCTGCCCGCCGGATGA
- a CDS encoding sigma-54 dependent transcriptional regulator, giving the protein MKAAVLIIDDDATLRKALEDRFAYWGHVVDTAADGDEALGMAARETFDLILLDLSMPGLSGLEVLERLRAAGCRADIVVLTAHGSVRNAVEALKAGADDFLTKPSDFELLKRVVDRSLEHRRLRRANQALAARDDGAVIGESAVMANLLATAARAAKSDATVVLRGESGTGKGMLAEYVHRASPRARGPFVYVNCVAISDELIESTLFGHERGAFTGAVRRKDGRLEAAGGGTAFLDEIGDISANLQTKLLHFLETGQFERVGGNQTVRVDCRIIAATNRDLHQEIAEGRFREDLYYRLNVISLDVPPLRERAGDIVLLAGVFLKRFGAELKRGTLRFAGKTLEIMNEYAWPGNVRQLKNAVERMVVLTPSDVLSPGLLPPEILSGAPMGARTDPAGLHFKEAVNVFKRRFLGEALSRAGGNQTRAAKDLGLQRSYLNKLLKELGVRAGPDRRDG; this is encoded by the coding sequence GTGAAAGCTGCAGTGCTGATAATCGACGACGACGCGACCCTGCGGAAAGCCCTCGAGGATCGCTTCGCGTACTGGGGTCACGTGGTCGATACGGCGGCCGACGGAGACGAAGCCCTCGGGATGGCGGCCCGCGAGACCTTCGATCTGATCCTGCTGGACCTGTCCATGCCCGGACTGTCGGGTCTGGAGGTGCTGGAGCGCCTGAGGGCGGCCGGCTGCCGGGCGGACATCGTGGTGCTCACGGCCCACGGCTCGGTCCGGAACGCCGTGGAGGCGCTCAAGGCTGGCGCCGACGACTTCCTGACCAAGCCGTCGGATTTCGAGCTGCTGAAGCGGGTCGTGGACCGATCCCTCGAACACCGTCGCCTGCGCAGGGCCAACCAGGCGCTGGCCGCGCGCGACGACGGCGCGGTGATCGGCGAATCGGCCGTGATGGCGAACCTGCTCGCCACGGCCGCGCGGGCCGCGAAGTCCGATGCGACGGTGGTGCTGCGCGGGGAGAGCGGCACCGGCAAGGGCATGCTCGCGGAGTACGTCCACCGCGCGAGCCCGCGCGCGCGTGGCCCCTTCGTCTACGTGAATTGCGTGGCGATCAGCGACGAATTGATCGAATCGACCCTCTTCGGGCACGAGCGGGGCGCGTTCACGGGCGCGGTCCGGCGCAAGGACGGCAGGCTCGAGGCGGCGGGCGGAGGCACCGCCTTCCTCGACGAGATCGGAGACATCAGCGCCAACCTGCAGACCAAGCTGCTCCATTTCCTGGAGACGGGGCAGTTCGAGCGGGTCGGCGGCAACCAGACCGTGCGCGTGGATTGCCGCATCATCGCCGCCACCAATCGCGATCTTCACCAGGAGATCGCCGAGGGCCGGTTCCGGGAGGATCTCTATTACAGGCTCAACGTGATCTCGCTGGATGTCCCGCCCTTGCGCGAACGCGCCGGCGATATCGTCCTGCTGGCCGGAGTCTTCCTGAAAAGGTTCGGCGCCGAACTGAAGCGCGGGACCCTGCGTTTCGCCGGGAAGACCCTCGAGATCATGAACGAATACGCCTGGCCGGGAAACGTGCGACAGCTGAAGAATGCGGTCGAACGAATGGTCGTGTTGACCCCGTCCGACGTCTTGTCCCCGGGACTGCTGCCGCCGGAGATACTGAGCGGGGCGCCGATGGGCGCTCGGACCGATCCCGCGGGCCTGCACTTCAAGGAAGCCGTGAACGTCTTCAAGCGCCGCTTCCTGGGCGAGGCGCTGTCCCGGGCCGGCGGCAACCAGACGCGCGCCGCCAAGGACCTGGGTCTGCAGCGGAGCTACCTGAACAAGCTGCTGAAGGAGCTGGGCGTGAGGGCCGGTCCCGATCGTCGCGACGGCTGA
- a CDS encoding sodium/solute symporter (Members of the Solute:Sodium Symporter (SSS), TC 2.A.21 as described in tcdb.org, catalyze solute:Na+ symport. Known solutes for members of the family include sugars, amino acids, nucleosides, inositols, vitamins, urea or anions, depending on the system.), whose product MLDALVILGYFAVVMVVAVRARLRHDATSEQYFVGDRNLGWWSIAASTIATNLHAGHFLAVIGSAYAFGLAQANFELNAVLGLVVAAFVFVPLYLRERVVTITQFFERRFGARVATTYSLLMMFLYGTLYLGAVLFWGGYSLEILYGDGLQAAVGGTPALRICAMIVLLGAFSATYTYFGGLGAVVRTDIVQFVLLLGGGLTVTLLAVGELGGFGELYAQVGDRMHLHLPNSHKQLPWLGIVAMHMLNLQYWGCNQVILQRSLAARSLRDAQIGLLVGGAFKFVTAAMLVLPGIALVGILGEENALVDPDQAYLRVVELLLSPGVKGLVLCGLFASLMSSVDSIFNSISTLWSVDIYKRWLRPDAADAQVVSTGRRAILVTLAIGVLFGFAFAYVKLANPEFPLDPFFKKTSYFIKNGFVVLIASAVFLAGPSRRLVWAALVLTIPITIALNLVFAGTPYLILTSVIIVSAFLVVAVPTIARNGWRPGGERLIKVASRGIGWFGAALGVLLAVAHVVFH is encoded by the coding sequence ATGCTCGACGCCCTCGTCATCCTGGGTTACTTCGCGGTGGTCATGGTCGTGGCCGTGCGCGCGCGCCTGCGCCACGACGCCACGTCCGAGCAGTACTTCGTCGGCGACCGCAACCTGGGCTGGTGGTCCATCGCCGCGTCGACGATCGCCACCAATCTGCACGCGGGCCACTTCCTGGCGGTCATCGGCTCGGCCTACGCCTTCGGCCTGGCCCAGGCCAACTTCGAGCTGAACGCGGTGCTCGGACTGGTCGTGGCGGCCTTCGTCTTCGTGCCGCTGTATCTGCGCGAGCGGGTCGTGACCATCACCCAGTTCTTCGAGCGGCGGTTCGGCGCCCGGGTGGCCACCACCTACTCGCTGCTGATGATGTTCCTCTACGGCACGCTCTATCTCGGGGCGGTCCTGTTCTGGGGCGGGTATTCCCTGGAGATCCTGTACGGGGACGGGCTGCAGGCCGCCGTGGGCGGCACCCCCGCGCTGCGCATCTGCGCGATGATCGTCCTGCTGGGCGCCTTCTCGGCCACCTACACCTATTTCGGCGGGCTCGGCGCCGTGGTCCGCACCGACATCGTCCAGTTCGTGCTGCTGCTGGGCGGGGGGTTGACGGTCACCCTGCTGGCCGTCGGCGAGTTGGGAGGCTTCGGCGAGCTGTACGCGCAGGTCGGCGACCGGATGCACCTGCACCTGCCCAACTCGCACAAGCAGCTGCCGTGGCTGGGCATAGTGGCCATGCACATGCTCAATCTGCAGTACTGGGGCTGCAACCAGGTGATCCTGCAGCGGTCGCTGGCCGCGCGCAGCCTCCGCGACGCCCAGATCGGGCTGCTGGTCGGCGGCGCCTTCAAGTTCGTCACCGCGGCCATGCTGGTGCTGCCGGGCATCGCGCTGGTCGGCATCCTGGGCGAAGAAAACGCGCTGGTCGATCCGGACCAGGCCTACCTGCGCGTGGTGGAGCTGCTGCTGTCGCCGGGGGTGAAGGGACTGGTCCTGTGCGGGCTGTTCGCGTCCCTGATGAGCAGCGTGGACTCGATCTTCAACTCCATCTCCACGCTGTGGTCGGTGGACATCTACAAGCGTTGGCTCAGGCCGGACGCCGCCGACGCGCAGGTGGTGTCCACGGGGCGCCGCGCGATCCTGGTTACCCTGGCCATCGGCGTGCTCTTCGGTTTCGCCTTCGCCTACGTCAAGCTGGCCAACCCCGAGTTCCCCCTCGATCCCTTCTTCAAGAAGACCAGCTACTTCATCAAGAACGGCTTCGTGGTGCTGATCGCCTCGGCTGTGTTCCTGGCCGGCCCGTCGCGCAGGCTGGTGTGGGCGGCGCTGGTGCTGACCATCCCCATCACGATCGCGTTGAACCTGGTCTTCGCCGGCACACCGTATCTCATCCTGACGAGCGTGATCATCGTGTCGGCGTTCCTGGTGGTTGCCGTCCCGACGATCGCGCGCAACGGTTGGCGGCCGGGAGGGGAGCGGCTGATCAAGGTGGCCTCGAGGGGGATCGGCTGGTTCGGCGCCGCGCTTGGGGTTCTGCTGGCGGTGGCGCACGTCGTGTTCCATTGA
- a CDS encoding aldehyde dehydrogenase family protein: MGSPGSTAADGLAGRHERRHDMPLDIDKIMDQAVQAAREFSRLDQATTDRIVRAAYEAGFDARVDLAEMAVAETRLGVVADKVIKNAIATWLVHEDIRGLRTAGVIAEDHDHGIVEIAQPMGPIFAVTPITNPTSTTLFKVLIALKSRNPLIIRPHGAAKKCSITAARICYEAALAAGAPEHCIQWVKRSSQQETLDMMAHRKTALILATGSVELVRAAHRSGTPTIGVGPGNVPAYIGKSADVPFAVEQIVKSKTFDNGTVCASEQAVVIRALHAEQAHAEFARRGAYFVTGDEVGRLSEVAFNATQRIMRTEVIGQPATRIAEMAGIDVPPETTLLMAELDDVGLHSPLSHEILAPILASYTAADLEHAIDLCRRINRHGGLGHTASIFSRNEAMIERFAEEMNAGRILVNTPASQGALGGTYNALQPSLTLGCGAGGKNITTDNISARHLINIQRVARRKVAARMESEVAHLLDPAFSARDLERDCNRG, translated from the coding sequence ATGGGCTCTCCCGGATCCACCGCCGCCGACGGGCTGGCGGGCCGTCACGAAAGGCGTCACGACATGCCGCTGGACATCGACAAGATCATGGATCAGGCCGTGCAGGCGGCGCGGGAATTCTCCCGGCTGGACCAGGCGACCACCGACCGCATCGTCCGCGCCGCCTACGAGGCCGGCTTCGACGCGCGCGTTGATCTGGCGGAGATGGCGGTCGCGGAGACCCGGCTCGGCGTGGTGGCCGACAAGGTGATCAAGAACGCCATCGCCACCTGGCTCGTCCACGAGGACATCAGGGGCCTGCGGACCGCCGGCGTCATCGCCGAGGACCACGACCACGGCATCGTGGAGATCGCGCAGCCCATGGGACCGATCTTCGCGGTCACGCCCATCACCAACCCGACCTCCACGACGCTCTTCAAGGTCCTGATCGCCCTGAAGTCGCGCAATCCGCTCATCATCCGGCCCCACGGCGCGGCGAAGAAATGCTCGATCACGGCGGCGCGGATCTGCTACGAGGCGGCGCTGGCCGCCGGCGCGCCGGAACACTGCATACAGTGGGTGAAGCGCTCCTCGCAGCAGGAGACGCTGGACATGATGGCCCACCGCAAGACGGCCCTGATCCTGGCCACGGGCTCGGTGGAACTGGTGCGCGCGGCGCACCGCTCGGGCACGCCGACCATCGGCGTCGGGCCGGGCAACGTGCCGGCCTACATCGGCAAGAGCGCCGACGTGCCCTTCGCCGTGGAGCAGATCGTCAAGTCGAAGACCTTCGACAACGGCACCGTGTGCGCCAGCGAACAGGCGGTGGTGATCCGCGCCCTGCACGCCGAGCAGGCCCACGCCGAGTTCGCGCGGCGGGGCGCCTACTTCGTGACGGGCGACGAGGTGGGCCGCCTGTCGGAGGTCGCCTTCAACGCGACGCAGCGGATCATGCGCACGGAGGTCATCGGCCAGCCGGCGACCCGGATCGCCGAGATGGCCGGCATCGACGTGCCGCCGGAGACCACGCTGCTGATGGCCGAGCTGGACGACGTGGGCCTGCACTCGCCGCTGTCCCACGAGATCCTCGCCCCGATCCTGGCCTCCTACACCGCCGCCGACCTGGAGCACGCGATCGATCTATGCCGTCGCATCAACCGTCACGGCGGTCTGGGCCACACGGCCAGCATCTTCTCGCGCAACGAGGCGATGATCGAGCGCTTCGCCGAGGAGATGAACGCCGGGCGCATCCTCGTCAACACGCCGGCCTCGCAGGGGGCGCTGGGCGGCACCTACAACGCGCTGCAGCCGTCCCTGACGCTGGGTTGCGGGGCGGGCGGCAAGAACATCACCACCGACAACATCTCCGCCCGCCACCTGATCAACATCCAGCGCGTGGCGCGGCGCAAGGTCGCGGCGCGCATGGAGAGCGAGGTGGCCCACCTGCTGGATCCCGCCTTCTCGGCGCGGGACCTGGAGCGCGACTGCAACCGCGGCTGA
- a CDS encoding kinase/pyrophosphorylase, with protein sequence MIDAPTPTLFVVSDGRGDTCKQVLEAALVQFPTEAYQIVVWPEVRTAEQVDSVIAAAVARDASVFYTLVSDETRQEIQQRAQQLLVPLVDLLGPAFSALHDVFTSDALAKPGLFYASDHEHFDRHAAIDYTLNHDDGQRADELDQADVVIVGVSRASKSTTCFTLAYRGIKAANVPLIADQMPPKALQRLDPLRVIGLRINVSRLMTVREARSTHLGLAHTGYYVDKREVAREIRHAHDLMDRFGWRSFDASYMAIEEIAREVMRLRGETSA encoded by the coding sequence TTGATCGATGCGCCGACCCCCACGCTCTTCGTCGTCTCCGACGGCCGCGGCGACACCTGCAAGCAGGTGCTCGAGGCGGCGCTGGTCCAGTTCCCCACGGAAGCCTACCAGATCGTGGTGTGGCCGGAGGTGCGGACCGCGGAGCAGGTGGACTCGGTCATCGCGGCCGCGGTCGCGCGCGACGCCTCGGTCTTCTACACCCTGGTCAGCGATGAGACCCGCCAGGAGATCCAGCAGCGCGCGCAGCAACTGCTGGTGCCGTTGGTTGATCTGCTCGGACCGGCGTTCTCGGCCCTGCACGACGTCTTCACGAGCGACGCCCTGGCCAAGCCGGGGCTCTTCTACGCCTCGGACCACGAGCACTTCGACCGCCACGCCGCCATCGACTACACCCTCAATCACGACGACGGCCAGCGAGCCGACGAGCTCGACCAGGCCGACGTGGTGATCGTCGGCGTCTCGCGCGCGTCCAAGAGCACCACCTGCTTCACCCTCGCCTACCGGGGCATCAAGGCGGCCAACGTGCCGCTGATCGCCGATCAAATGCCGCCGAAGGCGCTCCAGAGGCTCGACCCCCTCAGGGTGATCGGCCTGCGCATCAACGTCTCGCGGCTGATGACCGTCCGCGAGGCCCGCTCCACGCACCTCGGCCTGGCCCACACCGGCTACTACGTGGACAAGCGCGAGGTGGCGCGCGAGATACGTCACGCCCACGACCTGATGGACAGGTTCGGCTGGCGCAGCTTCGACGCCTCCTACATGGCGATCGAGGAGATCGCGCGCGAGGTGATGCGGCTGCGGGGCGAGACGAGCGCCTGA
- a CDS encoding phosphatidylserine/phosphatidylglycerophosphate/cardiolipin synthase family protein — protein MKPIRAAADRIRRISLPPRIALLVVGALLLLPVAGLVGDMVDSGRDVPDLDTLLSATAPPPPAAGGLTLCIDGPEFMASVAHDLASARERVLVQTLSFEADEAGYALAAALVDSPAEEKRLLVDAFSRYVVSDEFLYDPTRLFDASLGQEARRTLRLLEHLRAHGVAVRFGRPYGPGEDNLAARDHKKIVVVDDVAYVGGINFSAHNFTWHDLMLRIDDGELAQALADDVRRSWGGVSGSTVASSAGVELVTGRGGGRTDILDRVSRGIDAARASIYLECPYITEPYFELLGAARARGVEVTIVTSERINRLAMKQSIMDACCRHDLRLRLTDGEMTHVKAMLVDGETLYLGSANFDFLSSTLQPEVLAVVDEPALIAQFERRVMEPGLAGSWVWPAERTSAVLGGVSSGVIGVARSILQALHGSRREDIRASR, from the coding sequence ATGAAACCGATCCGAGCCGCCGCCGATCGAATCCGTCGAATCTCCCTCCCACCGAGGATCGCCCTGCTGGTCGTCGGGGCGCTGCTGCTTTTGCCCGTCGCCGGACTGGTTGGCGATATGGTCGATTCCGGCCGCGACGTCCCGGACCTGGACACCCTGCTGTCCGCGACCGCGCCGCCCCCGCCGGCGGCCGGCGGCCTGACGCTCTGCATCGACGGCCCGGAGTTCATGGCGTCCGTGGCGCACGATCTGGCCTCAGCCCGGGAGCGGGTGCTGGTGCAGACCCTGAGCTTCGAGGCGGACGAGGCCGGCTACGCGCTCGCCGCCGCGCTCGTGGACAGCCCGGCCGAGGAGAAGCGCCTGCTGGTCGACGCCTTCTCGCGCTACGTGGTCAGCGACGAGTTCCTCTACGATCCCACGCGTCTCTTCGACGCCTCCCTCGGGCAGGAAGCGCGCCGCACGCTCCGGCTGCTGGAGCACCTGCGCGCCCACGGCGTCGCCGTGCGGTTCGGCCGGCCCTACGGCCCCGGCGAGGACAACCTGGCCGCGCGCGACCACAAGAAGATCGTGGTCGTCGACGACGTGGCCTACGTGGGAGGCATCAACTTCAGCGCGCACAATTTCACCTGGCACGACCTGATGCTGCGGATCGACGACGGCGAGCTCGCCCAGGCCCTGGCCGACGACGTGCGTCGTTCCTGGGGCGGCGTGTCCGGCTCGACGGTGGCGTCGAGCGCGGGCGTGGAACTGGTGACCGGGCGCGGCGGCGGGCGGACCGACATCCTCGACCGGGTCTCTCGCGGCATCGACGCGGCCCGCGCGAGCATCTACCTGGAATGCCCCTACATCACGGAGCCGTACTTCGAGCTGCTGGGCGCGGCGCGCGCGCGGGGCGTCGAGGTGACCATCGTCACCTCGGAGCGCATCAACCGTCTGGCCATGAAGCAGAGCATCATGGACGCCTGCTGCCGCCACGACCTCCGGCTGCGCCTGACCGACGGCGAGATGACCCACGTCAAGGCCATGCTCGTCGACGGCGAGACGCTGTATCTCGGCTCGGCCAACTTCGACTTCCTCAGCTCAACGCTGCAGCCCGAAGTGCTGGCGGTGGTCGATGAGCCGGCCCTGATCGCCCAGTTCGAGCGGAGGGTCATGGAGCCGGGGCTCGCGGGTTCGTGGGTGTGGCCGGCGGAGCGGACCAGCGCCGTGCTCGGCGGGGTCAGCTCGGGGGTGATCGGCGTGGCGAGATCGATCCTGCAGGCCCTGCATGGATCTCGCCGGGAGGATATACGGGCGAGCCGCTGA
- a CDS encoding lamin tail domain-containing protein, which yields MSRLILTIVVALALAAAAQANVIINEVDYDQPSTDTAEFIELFNDGVAGHALDGMTVELINGSGAAVYATIPLPSITLGPGEYFVICANPATTPACDLDWTPETNMIQNGAPDAIVIKDDLGIIIDALSYEGSTGAPYGEGNPVVIGDGTSLHIGLSRFPDGSDTDDNETDFSLRCITPGSANTSHASDCLDPIGNEDASWGMLKTLYR from the coding sequence ATGAGCAGATTGATACTGACGATCGTGGTGGCGCTCGCACTGGCCGCGGCCGCGCAGGCCAACGTGATCATCAACGAGGTCGACTACGACCAGCCCAGCACCGACACCGCCGAGTTCATAGAGCTCTTCAACGACGGCGTGGCGGGGCATGCCCTGGACGGCATGACCGTGGAGCTGATCAACGGCTCCGGTGCGGCAGTCTACGCGACGATTCCGCTGCCCTCCATCACGCTCGGGCCCGGCGAGTACTTCGTGATCTGCGCCAACCCGGCCACCACGCCCGCATGCGACCTGGACTGGACCCCCGAAACGAACATGATCCAGAACGGCGCACCCGACGCCATCGTCATCAAGGACGACCTGGGCATCATCATCGACGCGCTGAGCTACGAGGGGTCCACCGGCGCGCCCTATGGCGAGGGCAATCCCGTCGTGATCGGCGACGGCACCAGCCTGCACATCGGCCTGTCACGTTTCCCTGACGGGTCCGACACGGACGACAACGAGACCGACTTCAGCCTGCGCTGCATCACGCCGGGCAGCGCCAACACGTCCCATGCATCCGACTGCCTCGATCCCATCGGCAACGAGGATGCGAGCTGGGGCATGCTGAAGACCCTGTACAGGTAA